A DNA window from Streptomyces asoensis contains the following coding sequences:
- a CDS encoding aldo/keto reductase, with the protein MERRTIGAGALEVGAVGLGCMPMSWGYSGSRQRGDESLRAVHRALDEGSSLLDTADMYGPFTNELLMGRVLKERRGDAFVSTKVGLLVGDQHIVANGRPGYVRRACDASLRRLQTDVIDLYQLHRADPEVPVEETWGAMAELVRAGKVRALGLCAVGARGGRRSGGLYDGTIRQLRRIQQVFPVSAVEAELSVWSPEALETLVPWCASRGVGFLAAMPLGNGFLTGTLTPGQGFEPDDMRARHPRFTAEMMAANQPIVVGLRRIAARHGAAVTAAQVALAWVLAQGPGVIPVPGAKRQRWVAENAAACGLRLTARDLAEVAELPAARGSWD; encoded by the coding sequence GTGGAGCGCAGGACGATCGGCGCGGGGGCGCTCGAGGTGGGAGCCGTCGGTCTCGGGTGCATGCCGATGAGCTGGGGCTACAGCGGGTCGCGGCAGCGCGGCGACGAGTCGCTCAGAGCGGTGCACCGGGCGCTGGACGAGGGCTCGTCCCTGCTGGACACCGCCGACATGTACGGCCCGTTCACCAACGAGCTGCTGATGGGGCGGGTGTTGAAGGAGCGGCGCGGGGACGCGTTCGTGTCGACGAAGGTCGGTCTGCTCGTCGGGGACCAGCACATCGTGGCCAACGGCCGCCCCGGGTACGTGAGACGGGCCTGCGACGCTTCGCTGCGCCGGCTCCAGACGGACGTGATCGACCTCTACCAGCTGCACCGGGCCGATCCCGAGGTCCCGGTCGAGGAGACCTGGGGGGCGATGGCCGAGCTCGTCCGGGCGGGGAAGGTGCGGGCGCTCGGACTGTGCGCGGTGGGGGCCCGGGGCGGCAGGCGGTCGGGCGGGCTGTACGACGGAACGATTCGTCAGTTGCGGCGGATCCAGCAGGTGTTCCCGGTGAGCGCGGTGGAGGCGGAACTGTCGGTGTGGTCGCCCGAGGCGCTGGAGACCCTGGTGCCCTGGTGCGCGTCGCGCGGTGTGGGATTCCTGGCGGCGATGCCGCTGGGCAACGGCTTCCTCACCGGCACCCTCACCCCCGGCCAGGGCTTCGAGCCCGACGACATGCGGGCCCGGCACCCCCGCTTCACCGCCGAGATGATGGCCGCGAACCAGCCGATCGTCGTCGGACTGCGCCGGATCGCGGCCCGGCACGGCGCGGCGGTGACGGCCGCGCAGGTGGCCCTCGCCTGGGTACTGGCACAGGGCCCGGGCGTGATCCCGGTGCCGGGCGCCAAGCGGCAGCGGTGGGTGGCGGAGAACGCGGCGGCCTGCGGACTGCGGCTGACGGCGCGCGACCTGGCGGAGGTCGCGGAGCTGCCGGCGGCCCGGGGATCGTGGGACTGA